In the genome of Rhopalosiphum padi isolate XX-2018 chromosome 1, ASM2088224v1, whole genome shotgun sequence, the window GGACGGCGGGCACGATGACTGGAGAAGCTACTGGTACGGGAATTTGTTTGACTACTGGAACTGCGTACGGTTTGGACACTGGAACTGGAACGTCACGGACAACTGGGACTGGGTAAGGCGATGGCACTGGGTGAGGAACGGGCCTGTCGACTGCGTATGGGACGGGCCTTTCGACTGGGACTGGATATGGGGCTGGCACATGGACTGGGTATGGTTTGTCAACCGGGTAGGGCACCGCATGTGGTACGGGGACGGGGACGTCATGGGTTACTGGCACTGGGTATGGGGCGGACACCGGTTGTGCGTGTTTGTTGATGATATGCACTTCCTTGGAGATTGGAACGATGGGGCCGGTGGTTGGTAATGGAGCGGCAGCGGCAGCGGAGTATCCTAGACTGGAACCGTAGCCCAGACCGGAACCGTAGCCCAAACCAGATCCGTAGCCGAGACCAGAACCGTAGCCAAGACCGGAGCTATAGCCGAGCCCGGAACCGTATTTCAAACCGGAGCTGTAGCCCAAACCAGATCCGTAGCTGAGACCAGAGCCGTAGCCAAGACCGGAGCTATAGCCGAGCCCGGAACCGTATTTCAAACCGGAGCTGTAGCCCAAACCAGATCCGTAGCTGAGACCAGAGCCGTAGCCAAGACCGGAGCTATAGCCCAGTCCGGAACCGTATTTCAAACCGGAGCTGTAGCCCAAACCAGATCCGTAGCTGAGGCCAGAGCTGTAGCCGAGACCGGAAAGTCCTGATCCGAATTCTCCTAAACTTCTCTTTTCGTGTTTCGCCGATTTCTTTTCGTTACTGGACGCGTCGGCCCGGACGAGGGCTACGACTGCCAAAGTGACTAGAGCTGTTGCCTGTAAACACCACAAGTCGCAAACGTTTAAAATCACATTCAAAATGattagagaataatattattagttaatcgCCATCACGAATTTTAAGTGTTGTACTTACGAATTTCATGTTTAGTGTTGATTATTGGAAGTGATCCCGTTGAATGATGATTATTGGACACGGTCGGTGGACTATATATACAAGTCTGCAGACATGCGTACCATCCTCCCCACCACGTTATTTGTGTACAAATTGATGAATCCAGTCAGTCGAACCCGTACTGGTTTATTGTGTcacatattctatataataatattacctatatattacacgGCAACGAGAATCTATAGTAATATTGTGCgcgtgtataaatattatattaaacaagttGCTCGTCGCGAATGACAAAAtctggaatattattattatcgcatcCGCGGTTGTCGTCGTCCTCGGATCACGTAATTCAACTATGTAGGTAAACTGttgaatcattttata includes:
- the LOC132932058 gene encoding zinc finger protein 512B-like; amino-acid sequence: MKFATALVTLAVVALVRADASSNEKKSAKHEKRSLGEFGSGLSGLGYSSGLSYGSGLGYSSGLKYGSGLGYSSGLGYGSGLSYGSGLGYSSGLKYGSGLGYSSGLGYGSGLSYGSGLGYSSGLKYGSGLGYSSGLGYGSGLGYGSGLGYGSGLGYGSSLGYSAAAAAPLPTTGPIVPISKEVHIINKHAQPVSAPYPVPVTHDVPVPVPHAVPYPVDKPYPVHVPAPYPVPVERPVPYAVDRPVPHPVPSPYPVPVVRDVPVPVSKPYAVPVVKQIPVPVASPVIVPAVHHAAPLVASSYSTGLASSAIGYGSGYGIGHASPSIGYGLGSSAISYGASSYGAGSLYSGSLGHSSLGLSSYGHGAHGFDYKK